A window of the Sabethes cyaneus chromosome 1, idSabCyanKW18_F2, whole genome shotgun sequence genome harbors these coding sequences:
- the LOC128746219 gene encoding uncharacterized protein LOC128746219, translating into MSKRSNRGKDSGKDSESEVAHKQGEVAAMLSDNCKVCGCSENSRMVCCDTCGDWYHFECVGVDEGIEEVDWSCKDCEEKRVARNTASLSTSKASNDTNPASLGTIPKRSEEVQTLQRQMNNLLEQMGKQKESYERLLKAREQEQQTVLKRQQEQFMNQLKAMEQKFASRLQVPNANSTTINPTGDAGGSLRKTPGEAAKNVELQLTLLAEKQALEMRHLDERMKMLQMNSGICNRSEDGGTGLNPGAQEFVPPTESFWPSYSSHDLSRSQLAARQAVAKELPAFTGAPEEWPLFIATYENTTRMCGYSDEENLLRLQRSLRGKALEAVRSRLLYPAGLSGVIQTLRTLFGRPEVIIHSLVCRIRNMPPPKTERLGTLIDFGVAVQNLCATIKACGLEEQLCNTALLQELVDRLPPTIKLNWALHRQTLPSVSLADYGTWLEKLVEAACVVTIPSSSSFSAVKTEKRGRREDVNVHLEADSDSSPKQAHKPINKACLICLDNCSSAPDCKRFRSLDISGRWAALKQHKLCRKCLKKHFGACEVKTPCGRRGCTYMHHELLHDDSRYKADIYPKSTQPSEGMTSQNCNTHVSQFGKVLFRYIPVTVHGRGVSVKTYAFLDDGSSATFMETSLLRELKLDGEPYPLCLNWTAKQKREEKDSVKLSLEISGVCGKKKQFRIPKVHTVRCLALPDQTVDMDELASKYEHLKGLPIDSYRNISPRLLIGIDNCRLGHALHSREGKEDEPVASKTRLGWLIYGPCSITTGSANESYSACHSFHICPCSEQRDTELHRIVKDYFSLESIGVAKTDKPLLSKEDDRAIRLLEKHTIQKGDRYESGLLWKYDDVRLPNSKAMAMKRLVCLEKKLLKEPDLAEAFAEKLREYERKGYTKKLSPTECDARHPRSWYLPIFPVQNPNKPGKLRIVWDAAAAVNGISLNAMLLKGPDLLTSIVTVLFKFREFRIAVAGDIVEMFHQVLMNGTDQQSLKFLWRGCDQSRDPDVYAMVVMIFGATCSPSCALFVKNVNAQRFEEQFPRAVEAIVHEHYMDDMLTSVESEAEAGQLAKQVEYIHGQAGFQIHNWLSNSKNVLEALGVKDGNEKNLNTTAELASDKVLGMWWCTSTDTLLFKLSPRQDSKLLTGQVVPTKRQVLSTLMKIYDPLGLIGNFLMFLKILLQEIWRSGVGWDDPIATKEWDKWRLWLKILPRIESIRIPRCYRKNTSTESNIQLHVFVDASENSYAAVAYLRFEEGETVECAIVGSKARVAPLRFVSIPRLELQAAVIGVRLAHCITDSLKLKPAQRFFWSDSQDVICWLNADHRKYSQFVGCRVGEILESTEAAEWNWIPTKSNVADDATKWQRLPNLSSEGRWFRGPKFLWESKDKWPIKKSNPEPTALELRAHALHHNCLESTIKMDKFSRWKRLVRHVAFVWRYPLNIRRKKKKVSLVVGPLTQEELARAENCIYKIVQAEVFSEEIRILQEANQEPWASKRSLSKHSSLYKLSPNFDKEGVLRLHGRIDACDFIGDETKHPIILPKSHHVTDLIISHIHEQYCHLNHQTVLNEVRQKYYVPSLRAVYRRIRNNCQFCRIRNTKPQPPMMGDLPSMRMKAFIRPFSYVGIDYFGPMPVLVGRRVEKRWGVLITCMTVRAVHIEIAHSLSAESCIFAIRNFVTRRGMPLEIISDRGTNFIGASRELRDALDKMNQNKVIESFVSSQTKWSFNPPTAPHFGGCWERLIQSIKKTLNNVKPNRTPTDEMLRNMLLEVEAIINARPLTEIPLDYGEASPLIPNDILIGSSNGSKPSIAFNDSAAVVTCSWRMSQVYANEFWRRWVAEYLPTLTKRTKWFQPVKPLAEGDIVIVVDQNQPRNSWPKGRIIEVARSKDRQVRRASVQTATGILERPAVKLAVLDVASTVSKSDH; encoded by the coding sequence ATGTCGAAACGGTCAAATCGTGGTAAAGATTCCGGAAAAGACTCCGAGTCGGAAGTAGCTCACAAGCAAGGCGAAGTGGCAGCTATGTTAAGCGATAACTGTAAAGTTTGTGGTTGTTCGGAAAACAGTCGGATGGTGTGTTGTGATACTTGCGGTGATTGGTATCATTTTGAGTGCGTAGGCGTGGACGAAGGCATAGAGGAAGTGGATTGGAGCTGCAAGGATTGCGAAGAAAAACGTGTAGCTCGGAACACAGCTAGCTTGTCAACCTCGAAAGCATCAAATGACACAAATCCTGCATCACTGGGCACAATTCCAAAAAGGTCAGAGGAAGTGCAGACTTTGCAGAGGCAAATGAACAACCTACTGGAGCAAATGGGAAAACAAAAGGAATCGTACGAGCGTTTGCTGAAAGCGCGAGAGCAAGAGCAACAAACAGTTTTGAAGCGGCAACAGGAACAATTTATGAATCAGCTGAAAGCAATGGAGCAGAAGTTTGCATCGCGGCTACAGGTACCGAACGCGAACTCGACAACCATTAATCCTACTGGTGATGCAGGTGGAAGTCTTCGGAAAACGCCCGGAGAAGCGGCAAAGAATGTAGAACTGCAGCTTACATTGTTGGCCGAGAAGCAGGCGCTTGAAATGAGGCATCTCGATGAACGAATGAAGATGTTGCAGATGAACAGCGGTATCTGCAATAGATCCGAGGATGGCGGTACAGGTTTGAATCCTGGTGCACAGGAGTTTGTCCCACCGACTGAGTCATTTTGGCCTTCATATTCGTCTCATGATTTAAGTAGAAGCCAACTTGCAGCGCGCCAAGCGGTAGCCAAGGAGCTTCCAGCCTTCACGGGAGCACCGGAAGAGTGGCCCTTGTTCATTGCCACCTACGAGAATACCACTCGCATGTGCGGGTACAGCGATGAAGAGAACTTGCTTCGTTTGCAGCGCAGTTTACGAGGAAAAGCTTTGGAGGCAGTTCGAAGTCGTTTGTTGTACCCGGCAGGACTAAGTGGAGTGATTCAAACGCTGCGTACGTTATTTGGACGACCGGAGGTGATAATCCATTCGTTGGTGTGCCGGATTCGGAATATGCCGCCACCGAAAACAGAAAGGCTTGGAACGCTAATCGACTTCGGTGTCGCTGTTCAGAACTTGTGTGCGACAATTAAGGCCTGCGGATTGGAAGAGCAACTATGCAATACTGCGTTGCTTCAAGAGCTGGTTGATCGGTTGCCGCCTACGATTAAGCTTAATTGGGCGCTGCATCGACAAACATTACCATCTGTGTCACTTGCAGACTACGGAACATGGTTAGAAAAGCTTGTAGAGGCAGCGTGTGTAGTCACTATACCATCCAGCTCATCATTTAGTGCGGTGAAAACGGAGAAACGGGGCAGGAGAGAAGACGTAAATGTGCATTTAGAAGCGGATAGCGACTCATCACCAAAACAAGCGCATAAGCCGATAAATAAAGCGTGTCTCATCTGCCTGGATAACTGTAGTAGTGCACCGGAttgcaaaaggtttcgaagtcTCGATATTAGTGGTCGCTGGGCAGCTTTAAAACAACACAAGTTGTGCCGCAAGTGCTTAAAAAAGCATTTTGGAGCCTGTGAGGTGAAAACCCCGTGTGGCAGACGAGGGTGCACATACATGCATCATGAGCTACTACACGATGACTCGAGGTATAAAGCAGATATCTACCCCAAGTCAACCCAGCCAAGTGAAGGAATGACGTCGCAGAATTGTAACACGCACGTTAGCCAGTTCGGGAAAGTTCTTTTCAGATATATTCCAGTAACAGTGCACGGACGCGGTGTGTCCGTCAAGACGTACGCGTTTCTGGACGATGGTTCGTCAGCCACATTTATGGAGACTAGTCTACTAAGGGAACTTAAGTTGGACGGCGAGCCCTACCCCCTCTGTCTGAACTGGACGGCGAAgcaaaaacgagaagaaaaggaCTCAGTGAAGCTTTCACTAGAGATTTCAGGAGTTTGTGGCAAAAAGAAGCAATTCCGGATCCCGAAAGTGCACACAGTTCGCTGCCTCGCGTTGCCAGATCAAACTGTGGATATGGACGAGCTAGCGTCGAAGTACGAGCATCTAAAAGGTCTGCCTATTGACTCGTACAGAAACATCTCCCCAAGATTACTCATTGGTATTGATAACTGTAGGTTGGGTCACGCTTTGCATAGTCGTGAAGGAAAAGAAGACGAACCTGTAGCTAGCAAGACACGACTCGGCTGGCTAATCTACGGGCCGTGCTCTATAACAACTGGATCAGCGAACGAAAGTTATTCTGCGTGTCACAGTTTTCACATATGTCCATGTAGTGAGCAGCGCGATACTGAGCTTCATAGGATAGTAAAGGATTACTTTTCATTGGAAAGCATAGGCGTAGCGAAGACAGATAAACCACTACTATCGAAAGAAGACGATCGAGCAATCCGATTACTGGAGAAGCACACCATACAGAAAGGTGACCGCTATGAATCAGGCTTGCTCTGGAAGTACGATGATGTACGTCTGCCTAACAGCAAGGCGATGGCTATGAAGAGACTAGTATGTCTGGAGAAGAAGCTGTTGAAGGAGCCAGACTTAGCAGAGGCCTTCGCTGAGAAGCTTCGTGAGTATGAGCGCAAAGGATACACTAAAAAGCTTTCGCCGACCGAGTGCGATGCCAGACACCCACGATCGTGGTATCTTCCGATATTTCCGGTTCAAAACCCGAATAAACCCGGAAAACTGCGCATAGTTTGGGACGCAGCAGCCGCAGTTAACGGCATATCGCTTAATGCTATGTTACTGAAGGGCCCAGACTTGCTTACTTCTATCGTGACAGTGCTTTTCAAATTCAGGGAGTTTCGGATCGCCGTGGCCGGTGATATCGTTGAGATGTTTCACCAAGTGTTGATGAACGGAACGGACCAACAATCTCTGAAGTTCCTCTGGAGAGGCTGCGATCAGAGTCGTGATCCAGATGTCTATGCCATGGTTGTGATGATATTTGGAGCAACCTGTTCCCCGAGTTGTGCACTCTTTGTAAAGAACGTAAATGCTCAACGCTTCGAAGAGCAGTTCCCAAGAGCGGTAGAAGCCATTGTTCATGAACATTACATGGATGATATGCTCACCAGCGTTGAGTCGGAAGCTGAAGCAGGACAGTTAGCGAAGCAAGTAGAATACATTCACGGGCAGGCAGGCTTTCAGATCCATAACTGGTTATCCAACTCCAAGAACGTGTTGGAAGCTCTAGGAGTGAAGGATGGAAACGAGAAGAACTTGAACACCACAGCAGAACTTGCGTCGGATAAAGTATTAGGGATGTGGTGGTGTACCTCGACAGATACGTTGTTGTTTAAATTGTCCCCTCGACAAGACTCCAAGCTGCTAACAGGACAGGTTGTTCCGACAAAGAGACAGGTACTTAGCACACTTATGAAGATCTACGATCCGCTGGGGCTAATCGGTAATTTTCTCATGTTCCTAAAGATCCTGCTCCAAGAAATCTGGCGTTCGGGTGTAGGCTGGGATGATCCAATCGCAACTAAGGAATGGGATAAATGGCGACTCTGGTTGAAAATCCTGCCCAGAATCGAATCCATCCGAATCCCTAGATGCTATCGCAAGAATACCAGTACCGAATCGAACATTCAACTCCACGTTTTCGTCGACGCATCCGAGAATAGTTACGCTGCAGTGGCCTATCTACGTTTTGAGGAAGGAGAAACCGTCGAATGCGCAATAGTCGGATCAAAGGCTCGAGTCGCTCCATTGCGGTTCGTCTCAATCCCTCGTCTCGAGCTACAGGCAGCAGTGATAGGAGTACGCCTCGCACATTGTATAACGGATTCTCTTAAGTTGAAGCCAGCTCAGAGGTTCTTCTGGTCGGATTCGCAGGACGTGATCTGCTGGCTGAATGCTGATCATCGTAAATACAGTCAATTCGTCGGCTGCCGTGTAGGTGAAATACTGGAGAGTACGGAAGCTGCAGAATGGAATTGGATCCCAACGAAAAGTAACGTAGCCGATGATGCCACAAAATGGCAAAGACTGCCCAATCTGTCGTCCGAAGGTCGCTGGTTTCGAGGTCCCAAGTTTCTATGGGAATCAAAAGACAAATGGCCCATTAAGAAATCTAACCCCGAGCCTACTGCTCTAGAGTTGCGTGCCCATGCGTTGCATCACAACTGCCTAGAGTCGACAATTAAGATGGACAAATTCTCCCGATGGAAGCGTCTAGTGCGACATGTGGCCTTCGTTTGGCGGTATCCGTTGAATATacgtagaaagaagaagaaagttAGCCTCGTCGTCGGCCCACTCACTCAGGAAGAGTTGGCAAGAGCAGAGAACTGCATCTACAAGATCGTCCAAGCTGAGGTTTTTTCGGAAGAGATACGGATACTTCAAGAAGCCAACCAGGAGCCATGGGCGAGCAAGCGGAGTTTGTCTAAGCATAGTAGCCTCTACAAGCTTAGTCCCAACTTCGATAAAGAAGGTGTACTGCGTTTACACGGTCGCATTGATGCGTGCGATTTCATAGGAGATGAGACAAAGCATCCGATTATACTTCCCAAAAGCCATCACGTGACCGATTTAATTATATCGCATATCCATGAACAATATTGTCATCTCAATCACCAAACAGTCTTGAACGAGGTACGGCAGAAGTATTATGTACCAAGTCTTCGAGCCGTCTACCGTCGTATAAGAAACAACTGCCAATTCTGCCGCATAAGAAACACGAAACCCCAACCACCGATGATGGGAGATCTTCCGTCGATGCGTATGAAAGCATTTATTAGGCCATTTTCGTACGTCGGCATCGATTATTTCGGGCCAATGCCGGTATTGGTAGGCCGCAGAGTAGAGAAACGATGGGGCGTACTGATAACGTGTATGACCGTCAGAGCAGTACACATCGAAATTGCCCACTCACTGTCCGCTGAATCCTGTATATTCGCTATTCGCAACTTTGTTACACGAAGAGGAATGCCACTAGAAATAATCAGCGACCGTGGCACAAATTTTATAGGTGCTAGTCGCGAATTACGGGACGCCCTGGATAAAATGAACCAAAACAAGGTAATCGAGAGCTTCGTGAGCTCCCAGACCAAATGGTCTTTCAACCCTCCCACAGCGCCACACTTTGGAGGATGTTGGGAAAGGCTCATCCAATCAATAAAAAAGACCTTGAACAACGTTAAACCCAATCGAACACCCACCGATGAAATGCTTCGAAACATGCTCCTTGAAGTAGAAGCAATAATCAATGCTAGACCACTGACCGAAATACCACTCGACTATGGTGAAGCGTCACCACTCATCCCGAACGACATCCTTATCGGATCATCGAACGGTTCCAAGCCCTCGATCGCGTTTAACGACAGTGCTGCCGTAGTGACGTGCTCCTGGAGGATGTCGCAGGTGTATGCGAACGAGTTCTGGCGCCGATGGGTCGCCGAGTATCTCCCAACCCTCACCAAAAGGACTAAGTGGTTCCAACCCGTCAAACCATTAGCGGAAGGGGATATTGTCATCGTAGTCGACCAAAACCAGCCCAGGAACTCGTGGCCAAAAGGACGAATCATCGAAGTTGCCAGATCAAAAGACAGACAAGTCCGTCGGGCCTCGGTACAAACAGCTACCGGAATACTCGAGAGACCAGCCGTTAAACTAGCCGTCTTAGATGTTGCTTCGACTGTAAGTAAGTCGGATCATTGA